From Lucilia cuprina isolate Lc7/37 chromosome 4, ASM2204524v1, whole genome shotgun sequence:
ggattctgcttttttcgcAACTATCaattctttcaattcttcattattttttgttgatttagtaagattctctggcacacttctatatttgagctcgtatgctatgtgtaaaaagtaatccaaaaatcgtattctggaagtggtgaaaatccgaaagacaggacttcttcattaatacttctgcttttgtttatatttgagaattgcgactttttctcatttcatattgagcatctccataaggaagaagtttctgttatggcattgctgactttccgatcaatcattgttaagcttagctgatatgatacgttaatagagaattcctttatttttatgcaaatgggctccagtgcatttatttcatcttttaaatattgtcatttccgatacaggtattccaaagtaaaagttggcaaaaaaaaacggcaaaaaactaaaatttgttgaatttttaaattaaaaaacgtatattttNNNNNNNNNNNNNNNNNNNNNNNNNNNNNNNNNNNNNNNNNNNNNNNNNNNNNNNNNNNNNNNNNNNNNNNNNNNNNNNNNNNNNNNNNNNNNNNNNNNNAAATTGGcattcgtatggctctcttcgtcGTATTAGATCagactttaaaattaaagtcaCATAGGACATTTATTAAGAGAAAGTACAAAATTCCGATTTTAACCCCTCATGctttgcaaaaacaaattttttaaatcgttgtaaatttaagaaatttcatgaaagtaaagtaaatttggttaaatttaaatcacccaaaaatatgatatttgtTGGTCCTTTGcaccattaaaatattaatatttaaaatttgatgtcTTTACGATATTTTATGCAACaaattcaaaattcccttttttaccTGTTTTCCCCCTTTGGGACGGCTTCCATAATATGCATATGTCCAAAACTATAAAAAGGCGTAGTTgctttagaacaaaaaaaaaaatggtctcAAAGcataaaaatactaatttttgcagttttctcccttttggTCCAACTTTCGCATCAGTAATATATTTTGGCTTAAGTAAAGACAATAATTGGTATTTATGttcaaaagtactaattttgacCGCTTTTCACCCATTTTACCCTATTTTTGCACAAGTCTTCCTAGATTTAgtccaaaaattttcaataatattcaaCCTTCACAACAGCCATTACAACCTCCTCTCCCAACCAATCAAACGTTACCACATATGCAAACTTTACCAGCTGTTGTGCAACAGACTTTCaaagaaatgcaaaaatacAGCAAAATTCTTCAGAATACCCTACCATTCTTGTTCCAACCAGTTTGTCAGTAGATAGTTTTATCTACAGAGTGGAGGCTCAGACTGCACAAACACTGTATGGAGATTTTGAAGTGTTATGCAATTATGTTGGTTTATTATTCGAGGGAAAGGCTACCGATTGGTTCTGGAGATTTCACCAACGAGATCCCAAAATTACCTGGGCGAAGTTTTGTAAATTCCTTAGGGAACAGTATATGGATTCTCGTAcagatattaattttttggaattgaTAAGAGACAGAAAACACAAGCCTAACGAAACGTTTGCTAGTTTTTATGAGGTAGTTAATGAGTTGGTTGATCGTTAAAAACTCCTATCGAAGACGTAACTCTTGTTGAGATTTTAAGGGCGTAATTTGCTACCAGATatacaacataaaattttaaatacccaAATGTATACTGTCCAACATCTTCGTGATATCCATTCTGATATCCATTGATaccaaagttttgtttaaaggtATTGAAAAACCGATAACTATTTTTGTGATTCCAGGTCTAGAACgcaatttatttttaggaaTAGACTTTTGGAAAGTATATCATTTTCTGCCTGATAGCATTAAACAGTTTTCTCCTTCAAATTCGTcttcttttgtttataaaattattgaacaaATTCCTTTGTAACCTATAAAAATGCAAAGAATTCAACAGGTTATTAACCTGTTTCACTCCATTGCTAATGAAGGTCTTGGTAAAACGAGTGTCTTGAGCCATACTATCGATACAGGATATGCGAGGCCCATAAAACAAAGACATTTCCCTGTGTCTCTGCCATTGAGAAGTTAATCTACGATGAATTTTCCAGGATGTTAGCACTAGGAAACTATCAAGAAATTAAATAGTACGTGGTCTTCTCCAGTTGTTCTTCATAGAAGAATAAATTGTGTTTAGATAGAAGAAAATTAAACTCGTTCACAGTGAACACATCACAGTGATGCTTATCCTCTTCCACAAATTGACGAAATTCTGAGTGGACTACCAAAAGCCAAACTTATAACCAGCCTAGACCTTAAGGACGCTTTTTGCAAATTCCGATAGAGTGGGGATCTAGAGAGAAGACAGCATTCACTCATCCTATGAGACCGTTGTATCACTATTCCTGTTTGTTTAAAACACAGAATAGTTCATTATCAGCACATGGTGAATAATGGCCAAAATTAGTTGTTGACTTCAAGAACTATATAAACAactgtaaaatatgtaaaactaCAAAACGAAGAACATGGTGTTTTTAGACCGACTATTGGGAAAACTGGGGAAACTCAATGTTtcctttaaaagatttttattgatattttaggTCCTTATCCTAGATAGCGAACAGGAATTTTCCTTGCATTAGATTATTATTCTAAGTTTCCGTTTTTAAAGgccgaaaaaaacaaacatcagacgttgtaataaaaaatattagagcAGGATTTGTTTCACACATTCGGTGTATCTTGAACCATTGTTTCAGACAATGGTTCTCAGTTTAAGCAAAGCAGTTTGGGGATCTTTTGAAAAGATATGGGGTAAATCAAATGTTTACAGCAGTACATACACCTCAAGCCAACGCTTCAGAATGTGTTAACAGATCAATTTATatgcaataaaattatatatgaagCCAGATCAAAAGAATTGGGTTGAGCTTCTTAGGATCATACGCTCAGCAGTGCATTCAGCTATTGGTACATTACCATATTATTTGATCTTTGACCAACATATGGTTACAGTATGTAGCACCAACATACTCAGTGTTAAAGCAGTTGGATATGTTAGATGATCGGGCTGTgcgtttttatagaaatgattCATTTCAAATTATGGCCAAGAAAGCGTCAGAACTAATGCAAAAACAGTTCGAAGATCCAAATATTTACTATGAACTAgagtatttaatagaaaatttgttgggGAATTACCATGCGAAGGACATTCGGCAGTAATGTTGAAGAACCAactcaaatttttcttaaatgcaGGCGTAATGCTCTTTGTGGTTTGATTCCTTTAAAACCAAAAGTCAGATTTTGGCATAAGGATATGTAATGTCGCTtgctattattaaatattttcaaaaaatctatatgttttttataagttaaaataataaccaggttgtttgttttttatttaaagtacttCATTTTCGTTGGTAAATATTAACAGAGCTGTTTACCTTGTACACAATGTCATCTCTTGGGGCAAAGCGAAAGTAATAAATTACTCCTATCGTTGAATTGACGTTtgcattgatttttatttatgaaaaccTAACATTATTTTGGGAATAGAAATGATAGTTTTTCAAACCGCTAACTTGCGGACGCTAGCCGAGGCTTTATTGGCGCTTTAGAGTAAATTTTCTGCAATTATTCTAGATAATCGCTTGGAGTcaacattaaaaagttttttttttaaggaaaataaagttaaaaaattaaaaaattaaatttctttaaattagcCAAAATTGTAagtatttgcttaaaattatttaacgtTTTGTACATATgtctcatttttatttattaagcaAAAGGCATTAAATTATTGTTTGCTTTTTACTTTCTGAGAGAatcgaaaatatatattttttctttgataGGAAAGAACTTGTTCAGATCGAAAGTATTCAATTTGAAGAAAATCAAAACTAGATTGAGATTCTTATTCAGCGATTTTTTCCAAGCCTGGtttggtttttgtattaaaggTGCGAATTCTAAATGGTAATATCAATATGAACTTAATCTCTGCGATTTTATTCTTCAGAAAAATCTACTTTTcgttgtttttctttgtttagatTGGCACACAATTACAGGTTTGAGTActgtttttgaacatttttgccCAAATTACATTGCTACTGGAGAGATTAACATCGATCAGTGTCGTGATTTATCATCAATCGTCAAGTTGTGTTAAGATTAacgtgaaaatattttttttttaaataagaaaacagGAAGAAAAGCAAACAAATTCGAAGAATATAACATAAACATTAATTGTAGTGTAGAgcataagaaaataaaaaatttaaagtgctTCATTTTCATTGGTAAATATTAACAGAGCTATTTACCTTGTACACAATGTCATCTTTTGGGGCAAAGCGAAAGTAATAAATTACTCCTATCGTTGAATTGACGTTTgcattgatttttgtttatgaaaacCTAACTTTATTTTGGGAATAGAAATGATAGTTTTTTAAACCGCTAACTTGCGGACGCTAGCCAAGGCTTCATTGGCGCTTTAGAGTAAATTTTCTGTAATTATTCTAGATAATCACTTGGAGTcaacattaaaaagtttttttaaggaaaataaagttaaaaattaaaagtttctttaaaattaacttacTTTAAATTAGCCAAAATTGTAagtatttgcttaaaattaattaacgTTTTGTACATATgtctcatttttatttattaagcaaaaggcattaaattattgtttgtttttttatttgctttttactTTCTGAGAGAatcgaaaatatatattttttctttgataGGAAAGAACTTGCTCAGATCGAAAGTATTCAATTTGAAGAAAATCAAAACTAGATTGAGATTCTTATCCAGCGATTTTTTCCAAGCCTGGtttggtttttgtattaaaggTGCGAATTCTAAATGGTAATATCAATATGAACTTAATCTCTGCGATTTTATTCTTCAGAAAAATCTACTTTTcgttgtttttctttgtttagatTGGCACACAATTATTGGTTTGAGTACTGCTACTGGAGAGATTAGCATCGATCAGTGTCGTGATTTATCATCAATCGTCAGGTTGTGTTAAGATTAACGTgaaaatatcaaacaaattagaagaaaataacataaacattAATTGTGGTGTAGagcacaaaaaattataaaaagacatacaaattttaaaagaaaattccgGTTCTCCACCGTATAGATAAAATTACCACCACGAGAATTATTTTGTTCATCTTTAACTCGATGTTACGTATTGGATATTTCCCTACCTCATAGAAATTATCTGAATTGTTATGATACCAAAACCGGGAAATGATGTCACTCAGGTGACATTATACCTTCCCATTAGCCTGTTGTCTATATTCTCAAAACTTTTTGAATTATACCAGAAATATAACAGGTACATCAAATAACTACTCTTATTCGGAGGGCCTTCGAGAGCAAGCAATATTGCTCAGAAATGTTCATAGATATTTCTCAAGCTTTCGATAAAGTCTGGCACGATACACAAAATTATCACATTACTACCTGCATTACTTACTgcttaaaaattacatatatgaaAGATCTTTTCAAATCAGATCTAAAGATGTGATCTCTTCGTCGAAAAATATCTGCTAAAGTACCCTAGAGAAGTATTCTAGGTCCGttcctatatattttttatactacaGTTATGCCAACGAGCGCACTGACTCACACATCCACATTTGCGGATGATACCGCTATTGTAAGCATACATACCCTTCAATAGCTTCTGAACAACTCCAGCTTCACAGTGGCTagacaaatggaaaataaaggtcaatgcaacaaaatgtactcacgttacatttactttaagaTGAGAAAATTGTCCTCCCGTacagataaacaatataaaaattcctgaATAAAGCCATGTGAGATATAAACGAGTATCCACCTTGATCGCCGCTTAACATGGACACACCACATTAAAGCCAAggttacacaaataaaattaaagtcagcTCAAATGTACTGGCTAATTGGACCACGGTCAGCTCCAGACTTGGAGTACAAAGTGCTTTTGTACAAAACAGTTCTAAAACCTATATGGCTGTACGGCATTCaactgcacagtggggcagaatcaaaatttttttgaaataaatctggcatttctaaacggctgatccgatcgggataaaatatggcgtgagcgtagccaaggaatATTCGAtgccctgcagatgccccagggacggcgctgtggcggctcaaattagggtacctacgacatgtaaaatttttaaactcgtgtcattttttgtttttcacccaaatacaaagatttttatattttctgaatgcTTGGActtactacttatctcttataatatccgagttataggcatttaaaaatttagtgatacaaaatttaccataactTGGTCCGCTCTTTtttaataccgggcgtaattctGGACCGAATGGACTcaatttcttgttagttagacaacaaaatttccaataatatacaaaaaattttagatcaatatcatttacagatccaaaaatatacgttttttaatttaaaaattcaacaaattttagttttttgccgtttttttttgccaacttttactttggaatacctgtatcggaaatgacaataTTTAAAGGATGAAATAagtgcactggagcccatttgcataaaaataaaggaattctctattaacgtattatatcagctaagcttaacaatgattgatggaaaggtcagcaatgccataacagaaacatCTTCCTTCTggagttgcggtagtacaaatacggcgagaaggttttttcgtgattttgaaattacttcaaaaaaaactggaatcgacaaggagttgcttcgaagagttaacactattttaatggcactgaatagtaaacataaaattaatggaaatcaatttggggaatatacatctgaaatttctaaattacttgtatctctgtatccatgaagcgatcctatttcttcatttgagttccgatttaaaaaactcaacatcttttagaaaatttacctagtactattgttttcatcaatatatgtaacaaaatcaagagttaaccttatggatgaaaataatagtactaggtaaattttataaaagatgttgagttttccttaattaatttgtcacttaaaaaacattaggtagtcatgttatatatcaatggaaaggtaattttgtctatttttcaaaactgaaaattaaacaattcgcggaatacttaaaaaaataaaaaatgattttattcagtttttgcgaagatacaaatttttcaaattgcaataaaaattttatttataaatattttttaatgaaattttacagttaggtagatttttcactcaaaatccaaaattaaataaaaatttcgaattttcttattaaaaatcccggtattcaaaaaaaagttttaaaaaatcccaaaaatgggattttttggttttttgcctattatatccataccaggggcggggttatcgaaatacattacaaaatgattaagaacatattgggtcatataaaacaggtcactataattttcttcttagaaactttttagataacttaaaaagaaaaagatacttttttcccaaaaaaaatggcaaaaaatcgcctttttttaatttttatacccttcaccttcgtgataAGGGTCAGTTCAAACCAAACTCTCTTTATGAACGGTTGTGTCCATTAAAGCGCTTagcaattaaaaaagaaaaacaagaattAACAGTTACAAAAgtgatattatattttgttttgattattgCCTACTCTCGTTCTCGCTTGAGCTCGCACACGTGTAGTCAATTTAAAAACGAATAAAAGGGAATACAATTAGTGATGGCCCGCGGGGCCAAATCCTCATCTAAGAAGAAAAAATCATTTCCTAAGAAAATCATGATTAACACTCATAGACCTGTGGCCTATAACCCAAATATCGCATCATGTTCAAGAAATAGATTTAGTCTATTAGCCGGTATGAACGATATGGAAGTTCTTCCCGAATCAAATATAAATGAAGTCAAAAAAACTAAGCCACCCCCCTACAGAGATCCAAAATCTTTTGGGCAAAGATTGTATGTACAAACGTACTTCCATTGGTACTAACATTTTTCCTCCTAGTATTGAAGTATACGAATGctgtaaacaaatattaaggGAAAATCAAATAGAATTTCACTCTTATAATCCGAAGGAAAATAGGCTCTACACAACGTTTCTTTACGGTTTACCCCAAATAAAAACAGATGACATCATGGCAGAACTAAAAAGTTATAATCTTATACCCTCGTCAGTGACAGAGGTTAACACAAAGTTCAGTTCATCGAACAACGCTGTTTACAAAGTACAGTTCACTAGGAAAACTTTCAATCCTGAATCATTAAAAAAGATTAGAACAATATCTAATGTAATAATTAGTTGGAAAAAGTACAAACCAAAAAATGATAAACCAACCCAATGTTGGAACTGCCTTATGTATGGACATGGTGGTGAACATTGTTTTAGACTTCTAAAACAATGTTCACCACCATGTCCATACATAAGGCAGTTCCAACATTGGGTTGGTTTATCATTTTTTGGTTTGTACTTTTTCCAACTAATTATTACATTAGATATTGTTCTAATCTTTTTTAATGATTCAGCCTGCATGATTTGTGCCAACGATCATCATACAAAAGATTGTCCTTATAACTCAAATGACAAAAGTCCTGCTGCCTTTTCATGTTTCAACtgtaaaaaatatggaaaagaACGAATTGATCACTCTGCGAATGTCATTAATTGTCCCCTACGATCATTATATCTTGAGACAAGGGCTAGAGCAACCTCTAAAAGCTTTCAACGAAACAACAGGAGAAATCAAAGTGACACATTTCATTACAACAATGCTGACTTCCCAAATATAGTTTCAAATAcagttaacaataataaaaataacaacgtTTTTCATAATAAGCCAACCTATGCTAACCAGCTGAAATCAAATAATGACATTTTTAGTATTGATGAATTATTCGATATATTCTCAAAAACAATGGAAGACTTAAGTAGATGTACTTCCAAAGTGCAACAAATTCAGGTCGTAATGTCAATGGTTAAATATGCCTATGGATTACGTTAATATAAATGAATTCAAAATACTTCACTGGAATGCCAATGGCATCTCAAATTATTCCAAACTAACTCAATTTGAGTTTCtactagaaaaagaaaaaaataaagttgcTTCTGTTAACGAAACCTTTTTTAATGAAACGAGTAAaccatatttcaaaaattattatatttatcgAAATGACAGAACCGACGGATCAAGGGGAGGAGGAGTTGCTCTCATTATCCATAAACATATTaaccacaaaaatatttctgtGGATAAAACTaaatcaatagaaaatatttcaattgaaatattgataaatAACATACCTATGAAAATAATAGCAGCATATTCAGCCCATTATAACCATAATTTTAAACATGATATCCTTAAATTAACTTCACCAAGCAAAGATTACATACTACTTGGAGATTTAAACGCCAAGCATACCTCGTGGAACTGTATAAGAAATAACACCGCTGGTAACGTGCTCAGTCAATTACAACATACATGCAACTTCTTCGTTTATTATCCAAATGATCCAACCTACTACCCTCATCAACACGGACGTGCTCCCTCTACAATAGATTTAGTCTTAAGCAACACCACATTAAATTTGAACCTAGAAGTACTAGAATATGAGATTAGTTTAACAACTGTAAATACGGTAGATTTAAGCTATTATAACTATAAATTAACCAATTGGAATTCCTTTCCAAACTATATAGATAACAAAATAGTTTCTAACACTAATATATATAATACTAACACAATTATCGATAATGACTTAAGTACTTTAAGCAAAATCATTCTGGAAGCTAGAGACATATCTACTCCTAAATTATATCCTTCAGACAAAGTTACATTACCTGATAAAgtgattaaatatataaaagtaagaAGAACATTTAATAGGAAATTTCATAGATCGACTAACTCATTTGAAGCTAATTTCTACAAATAATATTCAAGGTTTCTGAGCAAGTTAATTGATGAGAATATTAATACTGAAAGAAATAGGAAATGGTCAGCACTTTTATCCAAATTGAAGCCAGGTGACATTTTGGAGAATAAGTAGAAAACCTACGAGCTAAAGGTCAGACAAAAATCCCCCATTTGAATGTAGGAATTACTGAAATTATTTCTGACAGCGGGAAGGCTGAAGTACTCGCCAATAGATTTGTTCAGGCTAATAACCTCACAGCACATTTCAGTCATTCCTTTGACAAGAAAGTTGATTCTTTAGTAGAAAACTTTCGAAATCAATACATAGATTTTGACGATTTCAGATATACATCTCTCTGTGAAATGATTAACTTAATTTCATCACTCAAATCATCTAAATCCCCCGGGTTTGACAACATATCGAATCTTCTATTGAAAAAACTTCCCTTAAATGCTATAAAACTACTGGTTACAATATTTAATGGTTgtattaaacttaattattttccCAGTATATTTAAAACAGCAAAGATAATTCCCATTCATAAACCCAACAAACCAAAATTAGTTTGCTGAGCAATTTAGGTAAGCTTTTAGAGAAAATTGTACATTCCCGACTTAATCAATTCATTGAAGAAAATTCTATTCTTTCCAAATCACAATTCGGTTTTAGGAAAGAGCACAGTACAACACACCagataaatagaattaaaaataaaattattaacaacattACCACCAAACGGTCCACTGGTATGATACTACTAGATATAGAAAAGGCCTTTGACACAGTCTGGCATAAAGGCCTTTTATATAAACTTCTAGAAGCTAATGTACCAAAATATTTGTGTGGATTAATTGACAGTTTTTTAGATAGCAGAAACTTTTGTGTTGCTCTAAATGGAGTAAATTCCGCACCTAAAGGAATAACTAATGGTTTACCACAGGGTTCCGTATTATCCCCAATACTCTACTCAATCTATACTTCGGATTTTACAGCACCAAAAGATTTAGAAACAGCTTACTATGCAGATGATACTGCTTTGATCTCATCGAGCAAACTTACCAGCGCATTGCTTAGGAAAATGGACTCTCAGCTTGCACTAAATATTTCCATAAATGGAGAATTAAAATAAACccaaataaaactataatatttcCATATAACAAATCTCCTAAAAGAATCCCAAGAAGACAAATATCCATAGGGAATGAGCACATCTCTATAGATAATTGCGTTAAATATCTAGGTGTGATCTtagataaaaagttaatttttacaGAACACATTGAACAGGCGTGTCAAAAAGCAATCAAAGCTTTAAATGTATCAAATatccaaaaattatttatttattataattccaTTATGTTATTTGCTGTAATATCGAATTGATaaaatctcaaaattttgtatatattgtaaataaacCAGTTAATAAAggatgaataaaaaaatctaaaaaaatcgtgagaagggtatatataagtttgtcattccgtttgtaatttctataatataattttccgaccctataaagtatattcttgatccttatagatagcggagtcgattaagccatgtccgtctgtccgtctgtctgcccgtctgtctgtctgttgaaataagttttagaggaccccagatatcggcgagatccgaatcttcaataaatctattagacatgctttcgagaagatcgttaTTTGAAATCATCAAAATCGGTTGGTAAATAACGGGggtatgagcaaaaatccgagacaacctctgaaaatttcatcaaaaaattgttaaaaaagcaacaaaaacactgtacataaaaaagatgtacacttgtgtgtgtaaatgtattttgttttattcagctgtgtatttttttgtatgtttggaatccaaacatgcaaaaaatacacagcaaaaaaatatgatttgcattttttgttaaaataaaataattttcccttttgttttgcaaatgtattttttaatgaatagaaaaaagtatttaaaacgttttcagttttatgagagtagattgtgagttattgtacaataatttttatgcgaataatgtaagtttgaaatttaaaactaacacaaattttttccaagtgctttttaaaacaatttttttacgataaacaaaaacaaaatctacgtctcgtcaatgtttaccagcaatgaatcagaggtcgaagtcgaccggcttcgagtcggagcttagccgccgccgaactatatttagttgcttgagccgccgccgaaacattcggcttaaatcgactcaaatttttttaatgtttttattaactagactgtaagatcaattatgtttaaaatacactacggtgaagggtatataagattcggcacagccaaacTATAACATTGGACttagtcatgatttttacataattctttcactgcttgatatataaacttgttgttatttggacccgctattatcaaaaaactaaactaaggacggtaaaaattttaattttcaaatgcgaatatctcctaaactataagagataagatattttttaaatcggaactcaaatgaagaaataggatcgttttaaaatttaacatagccgaggtgtcctaattttaGGACCCCCCGCAGggccaaattcaaaacctaaactttacaacattattaaaa
This genomic window contains:
- the LOC124419548 gene encoding uncharacterized protein LOC124419548 → MKSKKLSHPPTEIQNLLGKDCMYKRTSIGTNIFPPSIEVYECCKQILRENQIEFHSYNPKENRLYTTFLYGLPQIKTDDIMAELKSYNLIPSSVTEVNTKFSSSNNAVYKVQFTRKTFNPESLKKIRTISNVIISWKKYKPKNDKPTQCWNCLMYGHGGEHCFRLPACMICANDHHTKDCPYNSNDKSPAAFSCFNCKKYGKERIDHSANVINCPLRSLYLETRARATSKSFQRNNRRNQSDTFHYNNADFPNIVSNTVNNNKNNNVFHNKPTYANQLKSNNDIFSIDELFDIFSKTMEDLSRCTSKVQQIQVVMSMVKYAYGLR